One Terriglobales bacterium DNA window includes the following coding sequences:
- a CDS encoding alpha/beta hydrolase, with amino-acid sequence MSSFLLTLAVVYGVVLAYLWFFGDTLVYFPPSSSYRDDGDILKIPARDGTRLSAIYLANPEARFTVLFTHGNAEDIGHNDFFLHALHDAGFAVLAWDYRGYGTSEGRPSEATFYSDSEDAYDYLTRQLGVPPERVLLLGRSLGGASAVHVASLKPVAGLVLESTFVSGRRMLVRWPIFPFDRYRSRDKLRQVRCPVFVLHGTSDTTIPSEHGRLLFEAANPPKQSWWVEGAGHNDLFFVAGKEYLRRLRDFAASLGS; translated from the coding sequence ATGTCCTCGTTCCTGCTGACTCTCGCCGTCGTCTACGGGGTTGTCCTCGCTTATCTGTGGTTCTTCGGCGACACCCTGGTGTACTTCCCGCCCTCGTCGAGCTACCGCGATGACGGCGACATCCTGAAGATTCCCGCCCGCGACGGCACGCGCCTTTCCGCCATCTACCTGGCCAATCCCGAAGCGCGCTTCACGGTGCTTTTCACGCACGGTAACGCCGAGGACATCGGCCACAACGACTTCTTTCTCCACGCTCTCCACGACGCCGGCTTTGCCGTGCTTGCTTGGGACTATCGTGGCTACGGCACCAGTGAAGGCCGGCCCTCGGAAGCCACGTTCTACAGCGATAGCGAGGACGCCTACGACTACCTCACCCGGCAGCTCGGCGTCCCGCCCGAGCGCGTCTTGCTTCTCGGGCGCTCGCTCGGCGGAGCCTCGGCGGTGCACGTCGCTTCTCTTAAACCGGTGGCCGGGCTCGTTCTGGAAAGCACGTTCGTCTCCGGACGTCGCATGCTGGTGCGCTGGCCCATCTTCCCCTTCGATCGCTACCGCAGCCGCGACAAACTTCGCCAGGTGCGCTGTCCGGTGTTCGTCCTCCACGGGACCTCGGATACCACCATTCCCTCCGAGCATGGCCGCTTGCTGTTCGAAGCCGCCAACCCGCCGAAGCAGTCCTGGTGGGTCGAAGGCGCCGGCCACAACGACTTGTTTTTCGTCGCCGGCAAGGAGTACCTGCGCCGCCTGCGCGACTTTGCCGCCTCCCTGGGTTCCTAA
- a CDS encoding septal ring lytic transglycosylase RlpA family protein, producing the protein MLAGCGAKRTTRTSAPPPAPSSTSSAKISVPKDAKPIYIETGLASWYGGPYHNRRAADGSLYDMHAPTAAHRTLPLKTIVRVTNLETRRSTLVRITDRGPFVERRIIDLSMAAAKEVDVYRAGVAPVKVEVLQTPSPLFKGGRWAVQIGAFDDEDRAVKLKNNLIRRYPDSRVLAFVSPVGKWWVRVRVPDDDRKQAQQIARNTAPSQGQTFLVRLD; encoded by the coding sequence GTGCTCGCGGGCTGCGGCGCCAAGCGCACCACGCGCACCTCCGCTCCGCCGCCCGCCCCCTCTTCGACCTCCTCGGCAAAGATCAGCGTTCCCAAGGACGCCAAGCCCATCTACATCGAGACCGGCCTGGCCAGTTGGTACGGCGGTCCCTATCACAACCGTCGCGCTGCCGATGGTTCCCTTTACGACATGCATGCTCCGACCGCCGCCCACCGCACCCTTCCCCTCAAGACCATCGTTCGGGTCACCAATCTCGAAACCCGCCGCTCCACTCTGGTGCGCATCACCGACCGCGGGCCTTTTGTCGAGCGCCGCATCATTGACTTGTCCATGGCCGCCGCCAAGGAAGTGGACGTCTACCGCGCCGGCGTGGCGCCGGTAAAAGTCGAGGTGCTCCAGACGCCTTCCCCGCTCTTCAAGGGCGGCCGCTGGGCGGTGCAGATCGGCGCCTTCGACGATGAAGACCGCGCCGTCAAGCTCAAGAACAACCTCATTCGGCGCTATCCCGATTCGCGCGTCCTGGCTTTTGTCAGCCCGGTAGGCAAGTGGTGGGTCCGCGTGCGCGTCCCCGACGACGACCGCAAGCAGGCCCAGCAGATCGCGCGCAACACGGCTCCCTCCCAGGGCCAAACCTTCCTGGTACGCCTGGATTGA
- a CDS encoding histidine triad nucleotide-binding protein: MPDCLFCKIIAGQIPSRKVYEDEHVFAFEDINPQAPTHVLIVPKKHLRGLKEAQPEDAELLGRCELVAAQIARQRQIEEGYRTVYNVGPRAGQSVFHLHLHLLGGRSLRWPPG, encoded by the coding sequence ATGCCCGATTGCCTCTTTTGCAAGATCATCGCCGGCCAAATCCCTTCCAGGAAGGTCTATGAGGACGAGCACGTCTTCGCCTTCGAGGACATCAACCCGCAGGCGCCCACCCACGTGCTGATCGTGCCCAAGAAACATCTTCGCGGATTGAAGGAAGCGCAGCCCGAGGACGCCGAGCTGCTGGGTCGCTGTGAGCTGGTGGCCGCGCAGATCGCGCGTCAGCGCCAGATCGAGGAAGGGTACCGCACCGTCTACAACGTGGGACCGCGCGCCGGCCAGTCCGTGTTCCACCTGCATCTGCATCTGCTCGGCGGCCGCAGCCTGCGCTGGCCACCGGGCTAG
- a CDS encoding response regulator, which yields MQHGPNQPSRPGRHRRRRRGGRPGQGGHHRPAAFTGPMDHSYRNPQGQGGNHRFRGGYQPQRFHQEPAVEPLAIPADAPTRIVAAIDDLFFIAKVQETARKLNVKVDFVKSDKELLERVQSNGAEPPSLIILDLNSTAAKPLSTIPKLKSKLKGTSVIGFLSHVQGDLKLKAQQAGCDAVMPRSAFSQNLPQLLRRHGAPEEQSFD from the coding sequence ATGCAACACGGACCGAATCAACCATCGCGTCCGGGGCGTCACCGGCGGCGTCGCCGGGGCGGGCGTCCGGGACAGGGCGGCCATCATCGCCCCGCAGCCTTCACCGGTCCCATGGACCACAGCTATCGCAACCCGCAGGGACAAGGCGGGAACCATCGCTTCCGCGGCGGCTACCAGCCGCAGCGCTTCCACCAGGAACCGGCGGTGGAGCCGTTGGCGATCCCTGCCGACGCGCCGACGCGCATCGTGGCGGCGATCGACGACCTGTTCTTCATCGCCAAGGTGCAGGAAACAGCGCGCAAGCTGAACGTGAAGGTGGACTTCGTCAAGAGCGACAAGGAACTGCTGGAACGGGTGCAGTCGAACGGGGCCGAGCCACCCTCACTGATCATCCTGGACCTGAACAGCACGGCGGCCAAGCCGCTTTCCACCATTCCCAAGCTGAAGTCGAAGCTGAAGGGAACGTCGGTGATCGGGTTCCTTTCGCACGTGCAGGGCGACCTGAAGCTGAAGGCGCAACAGGCGGGATGCGATGCGGTGATGCCGCGCTCGGCGTTCTCACAGAACCTGCCGCAATTGCTGCGGCGGCACGGCGCGCCGGAAGAGCAGAGCTTCGACTAG
- a CDS encoding VOC family protein — protein MPREQEIALALSAGPAHFAEEAGVYVLEKSGYLKIRESKNGFHCFVGRSVPGSQEPECYDAEGSETRMKVELFEGDLRMQGKSRKEIEQAVAAGYASGRFRAPRRPGIVYMLSKENRLPIDEEGKTVLPYRPHLMFYAPYLSNADIGAKAGPGAPAFVLDEGTPGALIIVPVPVEESGASSRQDASNGSGSAQEKSESGGRLIRLTQRIGESQSNFKEKEIMAGKVKAIPDGYHSITPYLVVRGAAKAIDYYQRAFGAKERFRMPGPGGSVAHAEIDIGDSVVMLSDENPEQGAVSPEALKGSPASVFLYVEDVDKTFAQAVKAGAKAVMPPEDMFWGDRFGKLIDPFGHNWALATHKEDVSPEEMEKRMAQMFSAAPK, from the coding sequence ATGCCGCGGGAACAGGAGATCGCGCTGGCCCTGAGCGCGGGTCCGGCGCACTTTGCCGAGGAGGCCGGCGTCTACGTGCTGGAGAAGAGCGGGTACCTGAAGATCCGCGAGAGCAAGAACGGATTCCACTGCTTCGTGGGGCGTTCCGTGCCGGGGAGCCAGGAGCCGGAGTGCTACGACGCCGAAGGCAGCGAGACGCGGATGAAAGTCGAGCTGTTCGAAGGCGACCTGCGGATGCAAGGGAAGAGCCGCAAGGAGATCGAGCAGGCGGTGGCCGCGGGCTACGCCAGCGGGCGCTTCCGCGCGCCGCGGCGTCCGGGGATCGTGTACATGCTGTCGAAGGAGAACCGCCTGCCCATCGACGAAGAGGGCAAGACAGTGCTTCCGTATCGGCCGCACTTGATGTTCTATGCGCCCTATCTGAGCAACGCGGACATCGGCGCGAAGGCGGGGCCTGGAGCGCCGGCGTTCGTGTTGGACGAAGGGACGCCGGGAGCGCTGATCATCGTGCCGGTACCGGTGGAGGAGAGCGGGGCTTCTTCCCGGCAGGATGCCTCCAACGGCTCCGGTTCGGCCCAGGAAAAGTCCGAGTCGGGTGGGCGACTCATCCGGCTGACGCAGAGGATCGGAGAGTCGCAATCCAACTTCAAGGAGAAAGAAATCATGGCAGGAAAAGTGAAAGCGATCCCCGACGGATACCACAGCATCACGCCGTATCTGGTGGTGCGCGGGGCAGCCAAGGCAATCGATTACTACCAGCGCGCATTCGGGGCCAAAGAACGGTTCCGGATGCCGGGACCGGGCGGCTCGGTGGCGCATGCCGAGATCGACATCGGCGACTCGGTAGTGATGCTGAGCGACGAGAATCCGGAGCAGGGAGCCGTTTCACCGGAAGCGCTGAAAGGCTCGCCGGCGAGCGTGTTCCTATACGTGGAGGACGTGGACAAGACCTTTGCGCAGGCGGTGAAGGCGGGAGCCAAGGCGGTGATGCCGCCGGAAGACATGTTCTGGGGCGACCGCTTCGGCAAGCTGATCGATCCGTTCGGCCACAACTGGGCGCTGGCAACGCACAAAGAGGACGTCTCGCCGGAGGAGATGGAGAAACGGATGGCGCAGATGTTCAGTGCGGCTCCGAAGTAA
- a CDS encoding serine/threonine-protein kinase translates to MSWLSDRALERLRAAADEPDLSGTRYRLVERLGAGGMGTVYLATDTALDRKVALKVLRLPDSAGDLGARLLREAKILARLDHPGMVPVHDVGTLPDGRVFYTMKYVEGPRLDRWATASTSVPERLRIFERICDAAAFAHDRGVVHRDLKPENVMVGPFGEVLVMDWGVAKILREAAEAEAATVAEAQPAAPARQTAHGMVLGTPGYMAPEQARGESAQVDARADVFALGAILRFLLTGHAPPEATTLGVAGEAAGARAASGSLPRALAAICAKAMAAEPAARYPTAKELGADVARYRDGLPVEAHHESLVERAARVFARHKVAILLVVAYLVMRVALIVWTRR, encoded by the coding sequence GTGAGCTGGCTTTCCGACCGGGCGCTCGAACGGCTGCGCGCCGCCGCCGACGAGCCCGATCTTTCCGGGACGCGTTACCGGCTGGTGGAACGGCTGGGTGCGGGCGGCATGGGCACGGTGTACCTGGCGACGGATACCGCGCTGGACCGGAAAGTCGCGCTGAAGGTGCTGCGGCTGCCGGATTCGGCGGGCGACCTGGGAGCGCGTCTGCTGCGTGAAGCGAAGATCCTGGCGCGGCTGGATCATCCCGGCATGGTGCCGGTGCACGACGTGGGCACGCTGCCCGACGGGCGCGTGTTCTACACCATGAAATACGTCGAGGGGCCGCGGCTGGACCGCTGGGCGACAGCGAGCACTTCGGTGCCGGAGCGGCTGCGCATCTTCGAGCGCATCTGCGACGCAGCCGCGTTCGCGCATGACCGCGGGGTGGTGCATCGTGACCTGAAGCCGGAGAACGTGATGGTGGGCCCGTTCGGGGAAGTGCTGGTGATGGACTGGGGCGTGGCCAAAATCCTGCGCGAAGCGGCGGAGGCGGAAGCCGCCACGGTCGCGGAGGCACAGCCGGCCGCGCCGGCGCGACAGACGGCACACGGCATGGTGTTGGGCACGCCGGGCTACATGGCGCCGGAGCAGGCGCGGGGCGAGAGCGCGCAGGTGGATGCGCGCGCGGATGTGTTCGCGCTGGGCGCCATTCTGCGGTTCCTGCTGACCGGGCATGCCCCGCCGGAGGCGACCACGCTGGGAGTGGCGGGCGAAGCGGCGGGCGCGCGGGCGGCGTCGGGATCGCTGCCGCGGGCGCTGGCGGCGATCTGCGCCAAGGCCATGGCGGCGGAGCCGGCGGCGCGCTATCCCACCGCCAAGGAACTGGGAGCGGACGTGGCCCGCTACCGCGACGGCCTGCCGGTGGAGGCGCATCACGAGTCGCTGGTGGAACGGGCGGCGAGAGTGTTTGCCCGCCACAAGGTGGCCATCCTGCTGGTGGTGGCCTACCTGGTGATGCGAGTGGCGCTGATCGTGTGGACGCGGCGGTGA
- a CDS encoding sigma-70 family RNA polymerase sigma factor encodes MADDTSMGGGSARFPQTRWSAIEAARSDDPAERQRALETLIAAYWKPVYKYVRVQWNRSNEDAKDLTQEFFARLIEKDFLESYDPAKARLRTFLRVCVDGVVQNADRAARRLKRGGDAVMLSLDFETAEHELGRSAPAPAEDFFEREWVRSLFELAIEGLKKECEARGKMVHFQLFERYDMDDAGERRPTYEQLARETGLATTDVTNYLAWARREFRRIVLEKLREMTATEDEFRREARALLGVEGS; translated from the coding sequence ATGGCGGACGACACATCCATGGGCGGGGGGAGCGCGCGGTTTCCGCAGACGCGGTGGTCGGCGATCGAGGCTGCGCGGAGTGACGATCCGGCGGAGCGGCAGCGGGCGCTCGAGACCCTGATCGCGGCCTACTGGAAGCCGGTGTACAAGTACGTCCGGGTGCAGTGGAACAGGTCCAACGAAGACGCCAAGGACCTGACGCAGGAGTTCTTCGCGCGGCTGATCGAGAAGGATTTCCTCGAGAGCTACGATCCGGCAAAAGCGCGGCTGCGGACGTTCCTGCGGGTGTGCGTGGACGGAGTGGTGCAGAACGCGGACCGGGCAGCGCGACGGCTGAAGCGCGGTGGTGATGCAGTAATGCTGTCGCTGGATTTCGAAACGGCGGAACACGAACTGGGGCGCTCAGCGCCGGCTCCGGCGGAAGACTTTTTCGAGCGGGAATGGGTGCGCAGCCTGTTTGAACTGGCCATTGAAGGGTTAAAGAAGGAGTGTGAGGCGCGGGGCAAGATGGTCCATTTCCAGCTTTTCGAGCGCTATGACATGGACGATGCGGGCGAGCGGCGTCCGACGTACGAGCAACTGGCACGGGAGACGGGCCTGGCGACCACCGACGTGACCAACTACCTGGCGTGGGCGCGGCGGGAGTTCCGGAGGATCGTGCTCGAAAAGCTGCGGGAGATGACGGCGACGGAAGACGAGTTCCGGCGCGAGGCGCGGGCGCTGCTGGGCGTGGAGGGCTCGTGA
- a CDS encoding radical SAM protein has protein sequence MRVLLLSMPDSFEHMPALVIRMPNGALTSLAGNLDPRHQVVVADLILAQKTVRATVERLVRELQPDVVGLSVMTFQRRTAFRIMELVRALRPEARIVVGGYDSSLAPEAYVESGLADFIVRGEGELTFCELLRALEKPAESRDGLTEIPGLTSRFGSEWRQNPPRPAHDLESGAIRLPNRAARVLRGYTMLGRPVDVVETSRGCTFDCSFCSIIEMRGRNFHTYSFDRVLADISDARAHGARVIFLVDDNITLNVRRFEALCRAIIDSGLNRLHYIVQAMTSAIAAHGDALAPLMRRAGFRYVFLGIENILASDLAFLRAGSKNALRENGRNTGNATLRAIDCLHRHRMYVVGGLIVGNPEDTAESVDANLDFARRHVDWPYIQHPTPYPRTPMTKDFLAAGLIINNRLEDYDGTTAVVRTRHLPAHEVEYRRWRAERWMKVRHLPSVFRQNPWFGLTHGPRMLAHTFRGSSLRSLLGLEDSRKSFERYRALRAAERTYL, from the coding sequence GTGAGAGTCCTCCTCCTATCCATGCCGGACTCCTTCGAGCACATGCCTGCGCTCGTCATCCGCATGCCCAACGGCGCGCTCACTTCGCTCGCCGGCAACCTGGACCCGCGCCACCAGGTCGTCGTCGCCGACCTCATCCTGGCGCAGAAGACCGTCCGCGCGACCGTGGAGCGCCTTGTCCGCGAGCTTCAGCCCGACGTCGTCGGCCTCTCCGTCATGACCTTCCAGCGCCGGACGGCATTCCGCATCATGGAACTGGTCCGTGCGCTGCGTCCCGAAGCGCGCATCGTGGTCGGCGGCTACGACTCCAGCCTCGCGCCCGAGGCCTACGTCGAAAGCGGCCTCGCCGATTTCATCGTCCGCGGCGAAGGCGAACTCACTTTCTGCGAACTGTTGCGCGCGCTCGAAAAACCCGCCGAAAGCCGCGATGGCCTGACCGAAATCCCCGGCCTCACATCGCGTTTCGGCTCCGAATGGCGTCAGAATCCGCCGCGCCCCGCGCACGATCTCGAAAGCGGCGCCATCCGCCTGCCCAACCGCGCCGCCCGCGTGCTCAGGGGCTACACCATGCTCGGCCGGCCGGTGGACGTAGTCGAAACCTCGCGTGGCTGCACTTTCGACTGCTCGTTCTGCTCCATCATCGAGATGCGCGGCCGCAACTTCCACACCTACTCCTTCGATCGCGTCCTGGCTGATATCTCGGACGCCCGCGCCCACGGCGCCCGCGTCATTTTTCTCGTCGACGACAACATCACCCTCAACGTCCGCCGCTTCGAAGCCCTGTGTCGGGCGATCATTGACTCCGGCCTCAACCGCCTGCACTACATCGTGCAGGCCATGACGTCGGCCATCGCCGCGCACGGTGACGCGCTCGCTCCGCTCATGCGTCGCGCCGGCTTTCGCTACGTCTTTCTCGGCATCGAGAACATCCTGGCCTCCGACCTTGCCTTCCTGCGCGCCGGTTCCAAGAACGCCCTGCGCGAGAACGGACGCAACACCGGCAACGCCACCCTGCGCGCCATCGATTGTCTGCATCGCCACCGCATGTACGTGGTCGGAGGGCTCATCGTGGGCAACCCCGAGGACACCGCCGAATCCGTCGACGCCAACCTCGACTTCGCCCGCCGCCACGTCGACTGGCCCTACATCCAGCACCCCACGCCCTATCCCCGCACTCCCATGACCAAGGACTTCCTCGCCGCCGGCCTGATCATCAACAATCGGCTCGAAGACTACGACGGCACCACCGCCGTCGTGCGCACCCGCCATCTTCCCGCCCACGAAGTCGAGTACCGCCGCTGGCGCGCCGAACGTTGGATGAAAGTGCGCCACCTGCCCTCTGTTTTCCGGCAGAATCCTTGGTTCGGCCTCACCCACGGCCCGCGCATGCTCGCCCACACGTTCCGCGGCTCTTCTCTGCGCTCCCTGCTCGGCCTCGAAGACTCGCGCAAGTCCTTCGAACGCTACCGCGCCCTCCGCGCTGCCGAGCGTACCTATCTCTAG
- a CDS encoding ester cyclase, protein MSEANKKLARRFIEEALNKGDFRVIDEVVSKDYIYREPTLGESKGPEGCKQLLTSFRTAFPDVACTIVDQIAEGDRLVTRWTARGTHRGELLGIAPTNKPVTLTGVVISRFAQGKLVEDFEIFDALGLMRQLGVVPATVGKAA, encoded by the coding sequence ATGTCAGAAGCCAACAAGAAGCTGGCTCGGCGGTTCATCGAGGAAGCTCTCAACAAAGGAGACTTCCGCGTCATCGACGAAGTCGTTTCCAAGGACTACATCTACCGTGAGCCCACGCTCGGGGAAAGCAAGGGGCCAGAAGGCTGCAAGCAGCTGCTCACCAGTTTTCGCACCGCGTTTCCGGATGTCGCCTGCACCATCGTGGATCAGATCGCCGAAGGGGATCGCCTGGTCACCCGCTGGACAGCCCGCGGCACTCATCGCGGCGAGCTCCTGGGCATCGCGCCCACCAACAAGCCGGTCACGCTCACGGGAGTGGTGATCAGCCGCTTCGCGCAGGGCAAACTGGTCGAGGACTTCGAGATCTTCGACGCTCTCGGCCTCATGCGCCAGCTTGGCGTCGTCCCTGCCACTGTCGGCAAGGCCGCCTGA
- a CDS encoding sigma-70 family RNA polymerase sigma factor, which produces MAKEPESGPGETPQLFDGKRVSSGVSSVALQRQAMGAAARQEEAGDGFLGGPLDLLSDAQVMLRVAAGDDAAFDYLVEKFRRPLIGFMYRMVRSQAIAEELAQEAFLRVYRSRKSYRAEARFTTWLYRIATNLAVNHARDMRSKRAQATTSLDEPPPEGSAPLDVADAAPTAEQLLLARERREAIRQRVEALPERQRLAVLMHKYQGMDYREIGEVLKLSESATKSLLFRAYESLRESLKEFL; this is translated from the coding sequence ATGGCGAAGGAGCCCGAATCCGGCCCCGGGGAGACGCCGCAACTTTTTGACGGCAAGCGGGTTAGTAGCGGTGTGAGCAGCGTTGCGCTCCAGCGGCAGGCGATGGGCGCCGCGGCGCGGCAGGAAGAAGCGGGCGACGGATTCCTGGGAGGCCCGCTCGACCTGCTGTCCGACGCCCAGGTCATGCTGCGCGTGGCCGCCGGCGACGACGCCGCCTTCGACTACCTGGTGGAGAAGTTCCGCCGTCCGCTCATCGGCTTCATGTATCGCATGGTGCGCAGCCAGGCCATCGCGGAAGAGCTGGCGCAGGAAGCGTTCCTGCGCGTGTATCGCTCGCGCAAGAGTTACCGGGCGGAGGCGCGCTTCACCACCTGGCTCTACCGCATCGCCACCAACCTGGCGGTGAACCACGCGCGCGACATGCGCAGCAAGCGCGCGCAGGCGACCACCAGCCTGGACGAGCCGCCGCCGGAAGGATCGGCGCCGCTCGACGTCGCCGACGCCGCACCTACCGCCGAGCAACTGCTGCTGGCGCGGGAGCGGCGCGAGGCCATCCGCCAGCGCGTGGAAGCCTTGCCCGAGCGGCAGCGCCTCGCGGTGCTGATGCACAAGTACCAAGGCATGGACTACCGCGAGATCGGCGAAGTGCTGAAGCTGAGCGAGTCGGCGACCAAGAGCCTGCTGTTCCGCGCCTATGAGTCGCTGCGCGAGAGTTTGAAGGAGTTCCTATGA
- a CDS encoding DUF3106 domain-containing protein encodes MKRLQIILVMMLTAVLAAPAWAQDTDASAPARAQDKNDDKKEDKDNDRSYERGREWKKGKRGGDWSRRGPGHHAGDWLRRYKDLPPAEQDKALAADPQFQKLPPERQERLRRRLEKFRSLPPEQQQRILQNMERFEHMTPEQRRRARELHFRMRQLPEERRQALRRAFASLRDLPAEERAQALDSEHFRQNFTEEEREMLRTMSEIEPPPPGEPPAPAPQD; translated from the coding sequence TTGAAGCGGTTGCAGATCATTTTGGTGATGATGTTGACGGCCGTGCTGGCAGCGCCCGCCTGGGCCCAGGACACGGACGCGAGCGCGCCCGCACGCGCCCAAGACAAGAACGACGACAAGAAGGAAGATAAAGACAACGACCGGAGCTACGAGCGCGGCCGGGAATGGAAGAAGGGCAAGCGCGGCGGCGACTGGTCACGGCGTGGGCCGGGACATCATGCCGGCGACTGGCTGCGCCGCTACAAGGACCTGCCGCCGGCCGAGCAGGACAAGGCCCTGGCCGCCGACCCGCAATTCCAGAAGCTGCCGCCGGAGCGCCAGGAGCGTTTGCGCCGCCGCCTGGAAAAGTTCCGCAGCCTGCCGCCCGAGCAGCAGCAGCGCATCCTCCAGAACATGGAGCGCTTCGAGCACATGACGCCGGAGCAGCGCCGCCGCGCCCGCGAACTGCACTTCCGCATGCGCCAGCTTCCCGAAGAGCGCCGCCAGGCGCTGCGCCGGGCCTTCGCCTCGCTGCGCGACCTGCCTGCGGAGGAGCGCGCCCAGGCGCTCGACTCCGAGCACTTCCGCCAGAACTTCACCGAGGAAGAGCGAGAAATGCTGCGGACGATGAGCGAGATTGAGCCACCGCCGCCGGGCGAGCCGCCGGCACCAGCGCCGCAGGATTGA
- a CDS encoding antibiotic biosynthesis monooxygenase produces MFARNVSIRLKPNTLKDFTQAFEKEIVPMLRKQAGFRDEIALVNEGGTHVTAVSLWDSKEQAEAYDKTVYPGVIKSLEKYLDGAPKVYPGTLIHSTLHQLAVVAA; encoded by the coding sequence ATGTTCGCACGCAACGTCTCTATCCGCCTGAAACCGAACACCCTGAAAGACTTCACGCAAGCCTTCGAAAAGGAAATCGTGCCCATGCTGCGCAAGCAGGCCGGCTTCCGTGATGAGATCGCGCTGGTCAACGAGGGTGGCACGCACGTGACCGCGGTCAGCCTGTGGGACAGCAAGGAACAGGCCGAAGCCTACGACAAGACGGTTTACCCGGGCGTGATCAAGAGCCTGGAGAAATACCTGGACGGCGCACCCAAGGTGTATCCGGGCACGTTGATCCACTCCACGCTGCACCAGTTGGCGGTAGTGGCCGCCTGA
- a CDS encoding VOC family protein, whose amino-acid sequence MEKVVGIGGLFFRAHDPKALALWYEQHLGINPSPTTPESPVWRQEAGVTVFSPFPEKTDYFGDANKAWMVNFRVRDLDKMVAQLRAAGIEVKDPENYPGIGRFARLHDPEGNPIELWQPEE is encoded by the coding sequence ATGGAAAAAGTCGTGGGAATCGGAGGGCTGTTCTTCCGGGCACACGATCCCAAAGCTTTGGCGCTCTGGTATGAGCAGCACCTGGGCATCAACCCCTCACCCACCACCCCCGAAAGCCCGGTGTGGAGGCAGGAAGCAGGGGTCACCGTGTTCTCTCCTTTCCCGGAGAAGACCGATTATTTCGGCGACGCCAACAAGGCCTGGATGGTGAACTTCCGCGTCCGCGACCTCGACAAGATGGTTGCCCAACTGCGGGCCGCAGGCATTGAGGTCAAGGACCCCGAAAACTATCCCGGGATTGGCCGTTTCGCCCGCCTGCATGACCCGGAGGGAAATCCCATCGAGTTGTGGCAACCGGAGGAATGA
- a CDS encoding proline dehydrogenase family protein, whose product MLRALFLRLSESRSLRAFAERSAAGRRVSRRFVAGETVEEVLAATRDVNATAMSVSIDNLGENVTNADEARHSAALYHQLLDQIAARTLDANVSLKLTHMGLDVDESLAHELVSDLVLHAARQRSFVRVDMEGSPYTQRTLDFVRQVHRRPENAGIIGAVIQSYLFRSQKDVEDLCAERVRIRLCKGAYKESAEIAWQKKSEVDANFVALMKLMLKSGVYHGIATHDPKMIEATIAFARAEKIPPEAFEFQMLYGIRRDLQKDLVRQGWRMRVYIPFGTEWYPYFMRRLAERPANVFFILKNLFR is encoded by the coding sequence TTGTTAAGGGCGCTGTTCCTCCGTCTTTCTGAGAGCCGCTCGCTGCGCGCTTTTGCCGAGCGTTCGGCCGCGGGCCGTCGCGTCTCCCGCCGCTTCGTCGCCGGCGAGACGGTGGAAGAAGTTCTCGCCGCCACCCGCGACGTCAACGCCACCGCCATGTCGGTCTCCATCGACAACCTGGGCGAGAACGTCACCAACGCCGACGAAGCCCGCCACAGCGCCGCGCTCTACCACCAGCTCCTCGACCAGATCGCCGCCCGCACGCTCGACGCCAACGTCAGCCTAAAGCTCACCCACATGGGCCTGGACGTGGACGAATCTCTCGCCCACGAGCTGGTCTCTGACCTGGTCCTTCACGCCGCGCGCCAGCGCAGCTTCGTGCGCGTGGATATGGAAGGCTCGCCCTACACCCAGCGCACGCTCGACTTCGTCCGCCAGGTGCACCGCCGCCCGGAGAACGCCGGCATCATCGGCGCCGTCATCCAGTCGTATCTCTTCCGCTCGCAGAAAGACGTCGAGGACCTCTGCGCCGAGCGTGTCCGCATCCGCCTGTGCAAGGGCGCGTACAAGGAATCGGCGGAGATTGCCTGGCAGAAGAAGTCAGAGGTCGATGCCAACTTCGTCGCGCTCATGAAACTCATGCTCAAGAGCGGCGTATATCACGGCATCGCCACCCACGACCCGAAGATGATCGAGGCCACCATCGCCTTTGCCCGCGCGGAAAAGATTCCGCCCGAAGCCTTCGAGTTCCAGATGCTCTACGGCATCCGCCGCGACCTGCAGAAAGACCTGGTGCGCCAGGGCTGGCGCATGCGCGTTTACATCCCTTTCGGCACCGAGTGGTATCCCTATTTCATGCGCAGGCTGGCCGAGCGTCCCGCCAACGTCTTCTTCATCCTCAAGAATCTTTTCCGCTAG